From Pseudomonas hormoni:
TGGTGTTTTACATCCCGGCCAATGTGTTGCCGGTGATGAACACCAAAATGGTCGGCAACGGCGCCGACAGCACAATCATGGGTGGTGTGCTGGATTTTTGGCAGCACGGCGCCTGGGACATTGCCCTGATCATTTTCATCGCCAGCATCGCCGTGCCAGGCATCAAGTTCGTCGCCCTGACGCTCCTCCTGGTGACCGTTCAGCGCGACAGTCAATGGGCGCGCAAGGAGCGGTCGAAAATGTACCGCTTCGTCGAGCTCATCGGTTATTGGTCGATGCTCGACGTGATCGTGGTGGCCCTGGTGGCTTCACTGGTGAAATTTCAAGCCCTGGCCGATATCGAACCGCGCGCGGGCATTCTGTTCTTTGGTCTGGTCGTGGTGTTCACCATGCTCTCGGCGATGAGTTTCGACCCGCGTCTGATCTGGGACCAACACCATTCGAAAAACGAGGAGGTCATGGATGAAGCCGCAAGCCACTGACGGGCCGCAAGCCCCCGGGCAAGCCCCGATCAAGACCCGCCGTTTCAGCGTTTCATTGGTGTGGATCGTGCCGATTGTTGCGGTGCTGGTGGGTATTTCGCTGGTGGTGCACAGCATCCTGCAGGAAGGACCGACCATCACCGTGACCTTCAAGACCGGCAGCGGCCTGACCGCCAACAAGACTGAGGTCAAATACCGCAACGTGGTGATCGGGCATGTGTCCGACGTCGAACTGAGCAACGACCAGAAAAGCGTCAACGCCACCATCAAACTGGCCAAGCAGGCGGAAAGCTTCACCCGTGAAGATTCGCAATTCTGGGTCGTGCGACCGCGTATCGGTGCCGGCGGCGTGTCGGGCATCGATACCCTGCTCTCCGGGGACTACATCGGCGCCGATATCGGCCAGTCCAATGCCCGTTCGAAGAATTTCACCGGGCTGGAGAACCCGCCGCCCATCACCTATGGCGAGCCCGGCAAGCGTTTCACATTGCACACCCCGGACCTGGGTTCGCTGGACATCGGCTCTCCCGTTTACTACCGCAAGATCCCCGTCGGCCAAGTTGTTGCGTATGCCCTGGATGGCGACGGCAAAGGGGTGAACATTGAAGTTTTCATTCATTCACCCAACGATGCCTACGTCACCGAAAACACCCGTTTCTGGAACGCCAGCGGGATCGATGTGAATGTCGGCGCCAACGGTTTTTCAGTGAAGACCGAGTCGCTGTCCTCCATTTTGGTGGGCGGCATCGCCTTCCGCGCCCCGGAATACAGCCCCAACGATAAACCGGCCACCGAGGAAAAAGCCTTCGACCTGTTCGAAGACCAGCAAACCGCCCTCGCCCCGCCCAACGGCAAGGCGCAATACCTGAGCTTGCGTTTCGACCAGGCCTTGCGCGGGCTCAAGGTCGGTGCACCGGTGGAATTCCTCGGCATCGAATTCGGTAGAGTGGTGTCGGTCAATCTGGATTTCGATGCGAAAAAACGCAGTTTTCCGGTCAATGTCGGCATCGTGATCTACCCGCAACGGCTCGGTCAGGCGCACACCAAAATGCTTGAGGCCTTGAAGCATGACCCCAATGACGAAGCCGCTAGCGTTCGTCTGATGGGAACGTTCATCGAGAATGGTCTGCGCGCTCAGGCCCGCAGCGGCAACCTGTTGACCGGTCAGCTGTACATCTCGCTCGACTTCTACCCGAAAGCCGAGAAGGTTGTGTTCGATCCGACCGCACGCCCCGTTTCTATCCCGACCGTACCCGGCAGCCTTGAGCAGTTGCAGGAAAAACTCGAAAGCATGGTCAACAAAATCAACGATCTGCCCATCGGACGCATTGCCGGCAACCTCGACAGCAACCTCGTCGAGCTGCGCAAAGGCCTCGCGCAATTCAACGCCAAGACCCTGCCCGGCGTGCAAACCACCCTGGCGGATGTCAGCAAGACCCTGCAATCGGCCAGTTCGACCCTCGCCGAAGATTCGCCGCAACGCGAGCAATTGACCCAGACCCTGGACGAACTCGGGCGCATGTCGCGTTCCCTGCGTGAGCTCTCGGATTACCTGGGCCGGCATCCGGAGTCGCTGATTCGCGGTCGCCCCGATAACGCCGCGCCAATGGACTTGAAGGCGCCACCGCGCAACTGACCACAGGAGCAACACCCATGGTTTCTTCGCTGAAGATGACGTTGGTCACTGCGCTCATTCTGCTCGCCGCGTGCCGCAGTGAGCCGATTCAGTTCCACACCCTGACGCCGGCGCAATTGAGCGGGACGGCGCGCGCCAACGGCGGGGAAATCCTGATCGAAGGCATTAGCGTACCGCCTCAAGTCGATCGTCCGCAGATCGTCATTCGTCAGGGCAACAGCGGCCTGGCGATTCTGGAGACCGAATGGTGGGCCGCGAGCCTGGTGGATGAGTTGCGCAGTGCCTTGGTCGATCAACTGGCCAACAGCAATCCCCAGCGCAAAGTGTCGGTGCGCGTGGAGGTTCAGCGTTTTGATTCGGTTCCTGGTCAATACGCGCTGATGGACGTCAAATGGCGCCTGCGAAGCCCCGGCGAAGGCGACACCACGCTGGTCAGCTGCCGAAGTACGTTGCAAACACCTTCAGGACCGTCCATCGACGATTTGGTCATTGCCCAGCAAAACAACGTCAAACGCCTGGCCGCGTTGATCAGCCAGGCTGCGAACGGACCACAGAGAGGTTGCCCGGCACCGCAATGAATTGACGTTTTTTTCTCATCCTGCCCCTTACATTTGGCGCCGCCTTAAGCCTGCAAATGATTCGTATTGACCTACAATCATTGACGACCCTTCCGGTCTGTCAGCGTGCACGATTCTAAAAACCACGGAGCCGCCACCGCATG
This genomic window contains:
- a CDS encoding paraquat-inducible protein A; translated protein: MTTPPVASELNLCLCHSCGLACDMTGEPHECERCGAPLHRRKTNALTRTWAYLLTSLVFYIPANVLPVMNTKMVGNGADSTIMGGVLDFWQHGAWDIALIIFIASIAVPGIKFVALTLLLVTVQRDSQWARKERSKMYRFVELIGYWSMLDVIVVALVASLVKFQALADIEPRAGILFFGLVVVFTMLSAMSFDPRLIWDQHHSKNEEVMDEAASH
- a CDS encoding intermembrane transport protein PqiB produces the protein MKPQATDGPQAPGQAPIKTRRFSVSLVWIVPIVAVLVGISLVVHSILQEGPTITVTFKTGSGLTANKTEVKYRNVVIGHVSDVELSNDQKSVNATIKLAKQAESFTREDSQFWVVRPRIGAGGVSGIDTLLSGDYIGADIGQSNARSKNFTGLENPPPITYGEPGKRFTLHTPDLGSLDIGSPVYYRKIPVGQVVAYALDGDGKGVNIEVFIHSPNDAYVTENTRFWNASGIDVNVGANGFSVKTESLSSILVGGIAFRAPEYSPNDKPATEEKAFDLFEDQQTALAPPNGKAQYLSLRFDQALRGLKVGAPVEFLGIEFGRVVSVNLDFDAKKRSFPVNVGIVIYPQRLGQAHTKMLEALKHDPNDEAASVRLMGTFIENGLRAQARSGNLLTGQLYISLDFYPKAEKVVFDPTARPVSIPTVPGSLEQLQEKLESMVNKINDLPIGRIAGNLDSNLVELRKGLAQFNAKTLPGVQTTLADVSKTLQSASSTLAEDSPQREQLTQTLDELGRMSRSLRELSDYLGRHPESLIRGRPDNAAPMDLKAPPRN
- a CDS encoding PqiC family protein produces the protein MVSSLKMTLVTALILLAACRSEPIQFHTLTPAQLSGTARANGGEILIEGISVPPQVDRPQIVIRQGNSGLAILETEWWAASLVDELRSALVDQLANSNPQRKVSVRVEVQRFDSVPGQYALMDVKWRLRSPGEGDTTLVSCRSTLQTPSGPSIDDLVIAQQNNVKRLAALISQAANGPQRGCPAPQ